The nucleotide sequence TTCCATTGCCTCCCTGCAAGGATCAGTTGATCAGACCATGGAAATGAAGAACTGGATTCTACCGAAGATGGCAAACACCCAAAACATGTAACTGCTGACAAATAACACTTCAGAAAATACAGTGAGACAGATTTTATCTCttattgttatggcgctgctagaagaagggcgcgagagggccggcagggggcctttttgcccacggccgggtaagagggaagggatttccttcttaattcttgctttattagattgatacatctcctctctttatatagagaggtttacttgactcccaagcaaggcttacttgacccctaagcaagcgacccttatctctaattaaccctaagactaacggggcccattaggcccattacgtactctaacactacacctcacctggacatgcagcttgtcctcgagctgcagcctaaccaacttataaccatgactcgatgcaacacaaacctaacacctaaaaacaagccttttacatctcggcttgtgttATTACTCTCAACCTAAAATAGACTGTGACGCTTTATTTTGGACGTGCACGTGTAcaaccacctggatcccatggacaccacctggacaaaaaaagtgcatgtgtatggctgttggtctgcactatacagggaagagtggagggcttgcgatggagaatgtcgaggaggggtgcgccccccaaccgccgatgtcgtagactttgaggtcgctgcccaCGGGAAAAACAGCATGCCCGCCGcccgtgggggaaaccgcatgcccaagatccccgacgcagcggacgagatcgaggtcctttgcgcagcgaagggcaacttggaggagcggcagctgcagaccacgcatctcccgcacacgccgacgcgctaggaggccgcgcgcaacagcctgcagcctcaccgccgccgacacgtggcgggtagcgatccaagacggaagcggtgacggcggcggcggggacttgatctgctggatgtggACGCCCTGGGATGGCGGCGGCGCTGATGGGAACAAGGTTGTCGCAGTCCCGTCGTAGGGCATCCCATACTGGGCGGcggagctgaccggcggtggctgctgcgGTGTCGCGCCGGGCAGCGGCAGcggagcgccgggcgcggcggaggccgccaggagcggcggctgccactgcagccagggctgggtggtggtggcgatggatggcagctgcagcggcccggcgagcgcggcgaaggctgcctggtgcggcggctgccatgGCAGCCACGGCGGCACGATGCCGGCGATGGGCGGCATAGCCGGGGGCGGcccgtaggacccggccaagaacagaTGGATCTCCTGGACCGTctgggttaggtcccgcagcaCGCCAACCACCTCCTCCGGGGTGAGGACGGCGGGGGCGGGTGCGACGGAGGATCCCGGCGCGGGCAAGAGCAGGGTGAcggtcgtggtggtcgccggaggcgacgaggtgaccggcagcggaagagacgggcttggcggcagtgaagacatgatcgaaccgaagctagctgataccaaatgttatggcgctgctagaaggagggcgcgagagggccggccgggggcctttttgcccacggccgggtaagagggaagggatttccttcttaattcttgctttattagattgatacatctcctctctttatatagagaggtttacttgactcccaagcaaggctcacttgacccctaagcaagcgacgtAAACATAAAAGGAGCAACGTAATTTTCAGCCTCAACTATTCTACCGCACCTTCATAAACATAAAAGCTGCGCCTAGCCGATAGTGTGCCTTTGCCCACTTCGGGCAAAGCGCTATGCATTCGTGTGCATCACCAAAAGCCCTTTCCCCATTACCCATGCGAAGCCAGCAAAGACTCCTGTTTGATAACAACTTTGCGTCAAAGTTATCCATCTTCAGAGCCTGCAGCACACAAAACAGTGATAAATTGTTGGTGTTGCCACATTCCCTTCCAGAAATGCTGCTGGGTTTAGACCAATAATTTGTCATTTGGTCAACAGGTACAAGGACGAAAGAATTAAACTGTTATAAAAGATCAACTCGCACCTGAAATTCCTCACAACGAAACAAACAGCGGAGTTTAATGTGTCGccattcttatttatttatttaaactTAATTATCACCATTTTGGTTCACTGTTAAGTTAACACTCCATACATGCAACGAGATGCTCTCACTAGTGACTAGTCTTTCAACAGGTTCATGCAATAGCATTACAATCGAGGTAACTGTTAATTTTTAGACATTGCTAAGGTCAATTAATATTAATTATAAATCAACTAAAATTCTAATGGAGGAACATGTTTCATTACTGTGCGTCTGTACCTACAGTTTACACAGGAATAAAAGGCCCGGGAATATACCTGTGTGTAGAACACTGATGCATTCAGATAATCCTGCTTCTTAAATGCTTCATCCCCTTGTTGTTTCAGATCAGACGCCCTCGTGTTGACAAAATTGTCATCCTGGGCAAACATAATAACTTGTTCAGGTATACATTAAGAGGTCTAGTGTGTGTCAGGGAGAAACAGTGCTCTAGAAATGACGTCAAGGTTAAGTGAATGAACTTAAGAAACAGTTGCAGCTAACTTGTATATTCAGTGTGCAATGTTTACACTACATGTCCTGTTACATATATAGACTAGGATTACAAATTATTACAGGTACAGATATAACATGTACAATATACAGGTTAACAGTTTCAACCTCAAGAAAAAAAACAAGAGACGGCTTTCATCAATGAGAAATTTGAAAATACCAGCTGCCACTTGGTACAGACAGGAAATGAAGTAAGAGAGCTTTCTAAGAAAATTAATTGGTACACCTGTTAATGAATTAGCATGCAAGCAAAATAAGTTATCCAATAAAGCATCATTCACATCAGATGAGTTTTCTGGAACGGACTTAGACCGCAAAGCAGGCGCAACGAAAACACGGGCGCATTGACTAGTTCTTGATCTATGAAGTTTTAGCTAAACATCGATGCCAACATTGCTTAGAGAGTTAACATGGGACAAAATTGTTGTGAGTGTGAAAGAAAATTTGCTAGCGTGACATACCTCAAGCTGCTTGATTTCCATCTTCACATGACTAATGATTCCGTCAACGCTCCAATTTGTCACAGTTGAAATTGGCAAGGTGAAAGGAAAGAGCATCTCAACGTCTTCCCGCATACCATACTCAGCAGCCAACTCTATTGGCAATCTACCAAACTGTTGAGGAACAACGAAAGCTTTACAAAAATTAATATTCAACATTAAGAAATAAGCAAATGTTCATGCAAATTTACAAAGAGATAGCATAAAGGAGAAATGGTGAAACTGTAACAAGCTTATTAAGAAAAGTTTACTTAGCACAGCTTTTTATTTTTATACTACAGATAGCATCATGTAGGTCTACTTGCATCATAACTCCTACAGTTACGGTCGTTGCATATCAGTACAAGACAAGTTTATTGATTCACTAACCCATCAAATTACCAAAAAGATGGCACAAAGTGGGAAAGGCGAAACAGTAGCACGCTTATGTAAGAAAGGTAACTTAGCACAGCCTTTTGTTTTTATATTACATATAGCATCATGTATGTGTACTTACATAACTCGTATAGTTGTTGCATATCACTACAAAGCCAAGCAAGACACAAGAATATGTGACAAAATGAGCATCTGACCTGGTCAAGAACATTTGGATTTGCACCAGCTTCCAACAAGCACTTGATAGCTTCAGTTAAGCCCTTCTCTACAGCCGTTACCAAGGGATTATAACAAGGACCAGCACCACTCACATTAGCTCCACCCTATCAGATGCAAGTATGAAAAGCCAATCATTTGTTTAGTTGTTAATACAAAAATGACTAAATCAAACATCAGTTTATAGAAATCTAGATTCCTACTGCAGTACAAAAAGAGGATACAATACCTGAATCAATAGCTTCGCACAAGACACATTAGAATTGTGTAACGCCATGTCTAAAGGTCCAATAATACGAGTACCCTTGTTGGGCTGAAAAAAATTAAAGAGGTTCAATTTCATGCCAAAATATGACAGTTCCAAGAGAAAGATTGAATTTGCAAGGGAAAAAGAGCTGATTCGATACTTGTTTTCTGAGAGTGTAGCTTATAAAAGTTATATATCCCTTTGCTCCCATTGATTCCTCAGAATTGTTGTGTGGGTCACCGGTCCTAGCATGCCTCGTGTGGCTAACACATTAACAGCTATGAGCAGGGCCTATTTGGTTGATTTACAAAGGTTGCCAATATTTACTAATCATGCCTACGAAGTGCCATACTACGCCAAGCCAAAGGGAACCCTCCACGCATTTCTGAGCCGGTGACACATAGGACCACAGCTGTAGGAAAGGATTCTTGCCAGCGAACCAAACGTATAACCAACTAAGTCACACGTTCCTAACTTTTGGCATGCCATGGTTAGTCACCAAGGAATAATGGCCTCAAATACAGGTGGGAACAATTTGAGAAGTGGAACGTAGCAAAACTCTAGCAAAAGAGAGAAATGAAGTTGAAAGCCAACAGATAAATGAAGATTTGAACATTACATCTGCATTGTGCTGCAAAAGTATCTTCACAACAGTAGCATGTCCTTTCTGAGCAGCAAAAGAGAGTGGTGTCCCAATAATTGATTGTGCATCAATATCCACTCCTCTAGAGAGAAGATACTTTACTATTTCAGAGTGCcctgaaaaaagaaaagaaaatgaaggtCATAACACTATGAAGAGTATATGAACAAAAACGTTTTTGTGCAACAAAGTTTCAATTACTATTGGTGGGAAGCAACTTTTCTGGTTCGCATTTCCCTGACAGACACATGGAAGGAGTTGCAGTAAACAGATACCATAAGAAGCAGGTAATCATACTAAATGAACACCATTTGTGAGGAAAATAGTGTATGAAACAGATACCCGGGAAACTTGCATATCATCTAAGTAAGCAGGCATTTCTTGGGAAACTAGTTTCAATGGCTAAAACAAAATAACACAGGAAGTAGATATCCTGAGAGAAGCTCCACAGACTATAAGGATAAATAGTACAGTGCCAAAATAGATTGGTCGCAACACGATGCCACATGGACTTTTTACACCAATATGAGCAGAAAAATCAAACTAATATGACAACTATGTTTAGAGTTTCATAAATCTAATCGCTATTCAGAAGCCGATGGACATGAGAAGCAAATAATATTAGCCTTGTTTTAATATATCTACAGCAACAAGAAAATTGTTTATATTTCTCGCTAAAAAAAAGAAAATGTTTATATTATGTTGGCTGGGCTTGGTAAATAAATCAACTTATATTTATCGTGATAGCagagggcaggcctggcgcagtggtgaagtcctccccacttgtgccaagaggtcctgggttcgaaccagcctctctgcattgcactttgcaggggtaagactaggttcctataatccctccccagaccccaccttgtgtgggagcttctatgcactgggtctgtccttttgTCCTTTTTATATTTATCGTGATAGCATTCCCTCCAGATTCAGCTAAAGGTTCTCTAACATAACATCTGATACTACATGCATGATCTGTATAGCACAAGACAATTCTCAAACATAGAAAGGTCCAGCAAAAAACAAGGGAGCAAGGCAACCTGAGCATGAAGCCAAGGCATAGTCTTGCGACAGAGGAAAGTAACAATGAAGGGAGGATCCTTGTGTTTATACCATGAGCTGCAGCTGAATGAAGAAGACTGATGTTTCCTGAACGTTGTTGATGCACATCGGCGCCATGATCAAGAAGGTACCTGACGGCAGGAAGGTTGCCATAGGTAACGGCATGCTCCACGGGTGAATAATCTGGCAATAAGATCCACACAAGCACATTGCAGACAGCCCGGTTATAACTGATGATGATCGAGTCACGAAACTACAGGTTTAGAACCAGACAGGCGTGAACTGAAAACGAACAAATTGCGTACCCTGGGAGGTGTCAGGCTTGTTGATGTCCATCTTGACCTCCTCGACGAGGTACTGGTACGCTGGCAGCCTGCCGCggccgccggcggcgtggagcGCGTTCATGCCCATGTAGCTCGTGCTGGCCACCGTCACAGGGATCCCGTGCCCGTGCACGTCCAGCTCCTTTGCAATCTCTGAAGTTCACACAAAAGAAGGGTACAATCTTATTGTGGAATCATCGACCATGACAGAAAAGGGCCGATTTTAGCCCCAAATCGGGAAGAAATCGCCACTGATACTCCTTAAGAAGTGCCAATTTCAGCCACAGGTCGCAAGGAGAAAAATCCCCCGAGGAATCACGCCCCAGCGTGCGTGCGTTTCAGCCTAAATCGCAGACGAAATCGACAACCGGGAGCCGGTGTTCCGCTCCGCGGCCAGATCGGAAGCCTCATCTCACGGTGACAAAACCCTAAGCCGCCGAATATAGCGATGGACCGAACTGGCACAGGAGGTGAGGGGGGTGATTGGATGCAGAGGGCCTTACCCTTGATGCCGCGGACGTCGCCGCGGTGGGCGGCCTCGATGAACCTGGCCTCCGGCGGCCACCGGTCGCGGTCTGCACGAGCAGCAAATCCAAGGGTTGGAAGGCCGgcggagggagaggtgtagcagattCGAGTGGGTTGGGTTACGTACCTTCGCCGAGGAGGAGCTCGAATTGGCAAGGGAGCGGAAGGGCACGGGTCCCCATCCTCGTCCCTCtactcgccggcggcggcggcggcggtggtggcaggGAAGAAGCTTCTGGAATGTGCCGGGGGTGAAAAGGGCGGGAAATGGGCGGGTGAGAGTGAGACCCAGTAGGAGGCCGACACCAAAAAGCCAAGGGCGTGTTGGATTGCCTGCATATGGCCTAGCGCCCCATCCTAACCCGCGCGGGAAAAACTTGGTCTGTTTGGTTGCCTTTGTTTATTGTGCGGCCCACATGGCATGGAACTTAAAGCACGTCCAGGCTAGACCCAGGGGAAACGCCCGAATCGGCGGTAGCTCGCGAGCCTGGTTcgggcgaggcaggggagggcgaCACGCTTCTCTGCTCGTGCGACCAgggagatggcgcgagctcgcCCGTGTCGCTGAAAAATCAGCGAGAGGATTTTGGCTCACCTCCCGCCGAGTCCACCCCTATTTAGCcccctccctcaccgccccaaCTCCCGCCACCATTCTCCCTCCCTTCCAGCTCCCCGCCGACGCGCATCGGCACTGACGAGCAGGTAACTGAGGTAAGCGGCGCATCTTCACCGCCCGGCGGTCCACGGCGTCGGCGCTGCTTCACCGGTCGGCGGTGATCTTCTACGACCGCCCCCCTCGTCCTTGAGCTACAGCCATGTCCTCTGTGAGTTCAATCCCCCCTTTTCTCTGTTCTTTCTAGCTAGATCTGAGCTGCagctagggtttgatctagatgcatggttgattagtggtctgatctgtgatctcatatggttgattgctatgttgcggttgcaatttgtggtagggctagatgttcaagcatgtggtaggctagattagtagtagagtttgaagttgaacaTTGTGCTTGTGTTAATTTGTGCTTAGATCTGTGATTTGTAGCTATTGATGGTCCATTTGTAGCATATTGTTTGTTGTAGATGTATGCTCGTGCTCATAGATTGTCCGGTATGCTTAGTATGATAGCGATGAACCATGTGCTTAGTATGATAGTGATGAAGCATGTGCTtgctatgatagtgatgaaccatgtacatgtatgctccTGCTTTCATGGATTGTCCGGTATGTTGTGTGCTATGCTTACTGTCAATGCGTGCTGcaattgtaggacatgaccacgcagacgcaagatcttagtcaggcccttgtcctgtccgacagccagtttgctccatcgtttgtcgaggactcgcagcctatgtccgagatggcacctgattcagaggtgtCCGCGTCTGATTCCCTCTATGTTTCAGTAGGGCTCGTTGAGCCAACTCctactgctgttgctgctgccgctgcactcAAGGTAGCAAcagcaaaggcaaagaaggatgataggtcgaacaacatgaagtggcagccgttcatgtccacgttcgtgctgaacaagatgtgtgagctcatctctagtggcgttaggactgacaagggcttcaaggaggtgcacttgaacaccgttgcgaagcaggtgttcgagttctgTGGGCAGGAGGTGTCTGCCACCCAGGTGTACATCCACCTGAGGAAATGGAGAggtccactagtgcagaaccggcctttagtgccggttcgtaacggcctttagtgccggttctccaaccggcactaaagagtggggactaaaggtcccccccttagtaccggttcgtcacgaaccggcgctaaattgcaaacacgtggcacgagccaggcccgggtgcgcgtagggctttagtaccggttggtaacaccaaccggtactaaatgttttttttaagtttttgctttagttttgtgttttcaatttaatttagtgattgttttatattataatgagttgttaaatcattaggtgaaagtaccgcggattagtttcgactggaggaTCTAGCTAGCTGTAGctatagctaagtgatcaagtatatatatgccatatcgatattatacttgatcacctaattaggtgatcaagtataatatatatggatatggcatatatatagttgatcacttaggtaggatccatccagctgaaactaatatgtggtttctttcattaaatgatctAATAACTCAtcacatcatcatcatattaatataaaaactcttgcatcatcatcaacatactctagctagctaaaaatcatcgtagtcgtcattatcactatttaatcatcatagttgagggagtcctggattagggggtgtccggatagccgaactatcaccgttggccggactcctagactatgaagatacaagattgaagacttcgtcccgtgtccggatgggactttccttggcgtggaaggcaaccttggcaatacggatatgtagatctcctaccattgtaaccgactctgtgtaaccctaaccctctccggtgtctatataaaccggagggttttagtccgtaggacgaacaacaatcataccataggctagcttctagggtttagcctctctgatctcgtggtagatctactcttgtactacccatatcatcaatattaatcaagcaggagtagggttttacctccaccgagagggcccgaacctgggtaaaaacatcgtgtcccttgtctcctgttaccatccgcctagacgcacagttcgggaacccctacccgagatccgccgattttgacaccgatattggtgctttcattgagagttcctctgtgttgtcacctttaggcccgatggctccttcgatcatcaacaatgacgcggtccagggtgagacttttctccccggacagatcttcgtattcggcggctttgcactgcgggccaattcacttggccatctggagcagatcgaaagctacacccctggccatcaggtcagatttgggagtttgaactacacggctgacatccgcggagacttgatcttcgacggattcgagccacagccaagcgcgccgcactgtctcgatgggtatgatctagctctgccgccgaacagtgccctggaggccacaccagTGTCCGccccgacccttagctcggagccgacttcgccgatcgaggacgagtggctggacaccgcctcgggggctacaatctctacggcgattgagccgaacaccatcctggTCCTCTGcaaagcccatgactccgaggttccagactccgaacctcccgcacccctgccaatcaaatccgattgggcgccggttatggagttcactgccgcggacatctttcagcacttgccctttggcgacatcctgaattcactaaagtctctctctttatcaggagagcctgtagggtaacgtagcagaaattcgaaattttcctacgagtcaccaagatctatctatggagagactagcaacgaggggaaggagagtgcatctacatacccttgtagatcgctaagcggaagcgttcaagagaacggggttgaaggagtcgtactcgtcgtgatccaaatcaccggagatcctagtgccgaacggacggcacctccgcgttcaacacacgtacaacgcggtgacgtctcccatgccttgatccagcaaggagagagggagagtgtcggtgtcaaaaccggcggatctcgggtagggggtcccgaactgtgcgtctaggcggatggtaacaggagacaagggacacgatgttttacccaggttcgggccctcttgatggaggtaaaaccctacgtcctgcttgattgatattgatattgtggatgtttacaagagtggatctaccacgagatcaaggaggctaaaccctagaagctagcctatggtatgattgtaatggttgttgttgtgtcctacggactagagccatccggtttatatagacaccggagagggcaagggttacatagagtcggttacaatggtaggagatctacatatccgtatcgccaagcttgccttccacgccaaggaaagtcccatccggacacgggacgaagtcttcaatcttgtatcttcatagtcttggagtccggtcgatgatgatagtccggccgatgatagttcggctgatgatggtagtccggctatccggacaccccctaatccaggactccctcagtagcccctgaaccaggcttcaatgacgataagtccggcgcgtatattgcttggcattgcaaggcgggttcctcctctgaaatgatagaagattgtgaacaccaggatagtgtccggctctgcaaaataaattccacattccaccgtagagagaataatatatacacaagttcaatctgctgacgttttttgcggcatgacgtcacgccactaccaagccattacttgaatcgttttttactctaccacctcagcgcatttagcgaagcggtttccttggcacgtcttgtcgaagcagagatcgtgttcccccttaatccgggattctcatcaatacggacgtgggtaacccaaccgcgccattgatggtgacgcttgggggataagcgagttttaccaggccggtgggggacgcgtagacttcgccgcccatataagggataaggattcaccttttcacctacgccttcttcctcctttgcttatccatctccgcgcactcgagctccagcgcccaagcccgcacatctcgtctcaaccttccccagtcatgtctggagcgggaggcaagtggatgacctcctccgttacggaggagcacatcgaaagactgcgcagcgccggctacctgtccggcgacatcgcgcaccggctgcccgacgaggggcagctcatccccacccccaggccccatgagagggtcgtttttcttccccacttcctccgcggactgggctttccacttcacccctttgtccgggggctcatgttctactacggcctggatttccatgatctggcgccgaacttcatcctcaacatctcggcgtttatcgtcgtgtgcgaggccttcctctgcatccagccccacttcggcttgtggctcaagaccttcaatgtcaagccgaaggtagtgaagggcactcaagcggagtgcggaggcgccatgttgggcaagatgcccaacgtcctttggttcgaaggggccttcgtggaatccgtcaaggggtggcaatcggggtggttctatattaccgagccgtgcgaccctaagtgggcggcggcccccgagtttagatctggtatccccacgcagctcacctcctggaaagagaagggcttgctgtggggtagttcggaggagctgacgggactccaagcctgtatccagaagctggtgaagaagctcaggctggttaacgtggtccaagtcatgctcgtccgccggattctcccatgccaagagcgggcattcaatctgtgagAGTTCAATCCGGaccagcaccaggcgctgagcgggctcttcgacatgacgtacgaaggcgcctggagggtgctgtttaagggtgctgaagcccccgcatccgcgaccgaagatcgcggatttcgctcgcagcgccaagccaacgaggtaagtgattctacccctttacgggacacttgcttttcatagtttgactctatgcggcttttaatttccccttttcctttgacgggactggatgaggaaggcggagcagattatctgcccggctcctgtgccagaaaacccagtagacgcccgtctagcgaggctgctggttccggcaccgcacgtggtgccggagaagaaggccaagaaggaggccacaggtgctcgaaagagttcccgttttcaggtgtccgacgactccggggcggactcctcccccgaaaacgaggaggagaaagaggactctctcccagaggagggagagaggaagaggaaggcttccccaacaggggaggccgaagggtccaagaggggaaggactattcccccggacagctccgccaacatcaacgttggcgaggaagaatggccttcaagggccaggcctccggcgagatcgtaagtatccggattcctgaatgatttataatttctttttctgagTCACAtggtgtcattctgatgccgcatgctgcctgtagtccggccaatgatgatctccccgcttcatcgagcgggtcgttggctccgtcggatgtagactccatcccgaccgcctccacccctcgcgacaccgaggacgccgaggtgggatcccaagaagggacccatcagggggaggctccggaggcgccacaaggcggcctcccggactttgcgccggactccacatcagaacccgcagtggttccggagtccggccggcggccccttcgcaagaagggcaagaccgtgacgccggcggcttccgtccaaccggaggcgtcggacaattcattggaggcgctccagagcgcttccatcaaggaagaacaccgcactattatgagtgcggtgattcagaaggtacagctcgccaagagcgggctgaccgaagcctgcagtagccttctatcaggctttgaggtaagaagttaaaaatatgcaatgtaataccgcatagacagtagcccctgatgctcggttcggtgttcggaaagaaaagccggactgaggatctgaaaaaaagatatacgcagggttgctaaaaaattatgtcaatatgggttgcaggctgtgctgctgacctctgccgcactgactgcggaggtcggtgctttgaagcaggagctcgagcggtccgagcaagagctcggctgtgccaagaagcagctccaggacaaagaaggtgagtaacacca is from Triticum aestivum cultivar Chinese Spring chromosome 1B, IWGSC CS RefSeq v2.1, whole genome shotgun sequence and encodes:
- the LOC123086298 gene encoding poly [ADP-ribose] polymerase tankyrase isoform X1, whose protein sequence is MGTRALPLPCQFELLLGEDRDRWPPEARFIEAAHRGDVRGIKEIAKELDVHGHGIPVTVASTSYMGMNALHAAGGRGRLPAYQYLVEEVKMDINKPDTSQDYSPVEHAVTYGNLPAVRYLLDHGADVHQQRSGNISLLHSAAAHGHSEIVKYLLSRGVDIDAQSIIGTPLSFAAQKGHATVVKILLQHNADPNKGTRIIGPLDMALHNSNVSCAKLLIQGGANVSGAGPCYNPLVTAVEKGLTEAIKCLLEAGANPNVLDQFGRLPIELAAEYGMREDVEMLFPFTLPISTVTNWSVDGIISHVKMEIKQLEDDNFVNTRASDLKQQGDEAFKKQDYLNASVFYTQALKMDNFDAKLLSNRSLCWLRMGNGERAFGDAHECIALCPKWAKAHYRLGAAFMFMKGGNGTNNREKLTQNGKIFTCSLGQNPLNFELWWPFFM
- the LOC123086298 gene encoding poly [ADP-ribose] polymerase tankyrase isoform X2, coding for MGTRALPLPCQFELLLGEDRDRWPPEARFIEAAHRGDVRGIKEIAKELDVHGHGIPVTVASTSYMGMNALHAAGGRGRLPAYQYLVEEVKMDINKPDTSQDYSPVEHAVTYGNLPAVRYLLDHGADVHQQRSGNISLLHSAAAHGHSEIVKYLLSRGVDIDAQSIIGTPLSFAAQKGHATVVKILLQHNADPNKGTRIIGPLDMALHNSNVSCAKLLIQGGANVSGAGPCYNPLVTAVEKGLTEAIKCLLEAGANPNVLDQFGRLPIELAAEYGMREDVEMLFPFTLPISTVTNWSVDGIISHVKMEIKQLEDDNFVNTRASDLKQQGDEAFKKQDYLNASVFYTQGGNGTNNREKLTQNGKIFTCSLGQNPLNFELWWPFFM